CGGCTAGCATGACGGCAAAGAGTAAGTGCTGCCAATAAACGAGCGCACCTAGAAACAAGGTAATTAAAGCCGCGGCACCAGTCGTTAGCCCGATGCCAGCATTTTGTTTGTCTCGTAGACCTTGCAGGAAGATATGGCCGCCCACCAGAGCGATCGCTAGCAAAAATGTGGCGCTCTGATGAAGGGCCGAAATATATGCGGAGGTATAGCCAATCAGTGCCCAAAGCATAAAGGTGCGCAGGCCTGCGTAGTTTGGCTCAGATTCAGGAGAATCCTGTTGTTCGGCCCATTGCCGGATGAGGCCAATTAGGGCCCCTAGGCTTGCGCTGACGATTAAAGACTGAAGCACGTTATCCATTGAAAATAATGACCCTCCATTCGGTAATTTTCAAGTTAGTGCTTCGCGGTGTTAGCGTCAATGTTTGTCGTGCTTACATCTCTAGCATTTGTTGTACTTCGGATAGGCTCTCTTGGAGGATTTTGACCGCTTCGATGGTGGATATGATGCTGAGCCATGTCAGTAAGACTAAGCCGATGGTCAGGCCGATTTTCCATCGTCGATGTAGGTTGGGATGCCACCAAATGAGTGGAAGTCCTAGAGGGCCGATGCAGGCTAAAATGAGGATTAGATAGCTTTTCCGAAAATACCATTTATGCGCTGGCTGTGTGGGCGCAGCATCATGCATTATTGGTGGACGGACTGAGGCATCTAAAAACTCGCCACAATGTTTACACTTAATCGCAGCATCTTGTATTTCTTCCGCACAAAAGGGGCATGATTTCATTGCAGGCAATGTCAGCGACTTTGCTGCCCGTAGCAACTTATAAAAAATTGCAGGGAAGGTCCCGCTTCGAAGAACCGAGAATGAGTGTAGCCTTAAGACTCAGCTTGGGGTAGCGCGGCTTCAGCTTGAAGTGCCGCGAGTGCTTCAGAAGTATGCGCTCACTTGCTTTTGCACATCCTGTTTAAATGCTTCTATGAAGCTTAGTATGTAGGCTTCGGGGGAAAGGCTGTCGTCGACGATCAGTGGTGTGAGGTCGACCCCGAAGGCGACGCTTTGAGCATTGTCCACGGAGTGACTGTCGAAGAAGGTCGCGTTGGCTCGGCGGCGACCTTCCACTGCGAGGTCGTAGCGTTTGCCTCCACTGATTTGTGAGACGAACAGGCCGTTTAGTTTTGTCGCGAGTTCGGTGCGCGCGCTGAGGTCCATGATGATTTTTTGGCTATCGGCCAACCAATCGAGATTGCGCCAGACTTCGCAGCCGATCAATTGCTTTGGACGCTGGTCTTGAGGGAGGCGACGAATGGCTTTGATTAAAGAAGCCGCCACGGCGATGTGAGTGCTGTGCTTATCGGCCAGGTTGTGGGTGTAGACGACTTCGGGCTGCGTGGCGCTGAGGATTTTGACTAAATCGTTTTCGATATCATGGTTGTCAGGATCTTTGATGCCAGAGCTCGACAGGTGGAGTTGAGCCATGAAGCTATAGTGCCCGACTCGTGCCGCCTCGCGCTGTTCCTCGGCACGGATGGCTTGCATCTCTTCGTCGGTCACGTGGGCAAATTCGCCGGTGCGAGCACTCCCGGCGCCATTGGTGCAGGTCACGCCGCCAAACCATTGGTTCTTGTTATCATAGCATTTAAGAATGCCGTGCATCGCCATAAACTCCAGATCGTCTTGGTGGGCGCCGACACCGAGGTGGGTCGTGCGGGCCAGTGCCTCCGTGCTGGAGTCTGGAATGTAGAGATCGGAGCCTTGTTGAGAGAACTGTAAGTGCATGCTTATGATTTGAGTTGTGTGAGGGATACTTAGTTGATTTTGGGCAGTGTCGCGGCGGCGATTGCTTGCCCGTGGCGTTTCGTTTTTTCGTCGGGTGTTTGAAATTGAATTGTTTTGGACAATTCTGGAAACTCTAGGTCGAGCACGCGGCGTGCGACTTCCATGATCACGTCGCCGCCCTGACCTGAGCTGACGCGCCCGAGAAACAGTAGATGGCGAAACTCATAGAACTCTGCAAAATGAGCGATCGTATAGCCAAAGTAGGTGCCGATGCTCTGATAAATTGTGAGTGCGCGCTCGTCGCCTTCGGCCATCTTAGTCTGTACGACTTCGAGTTGTTCCGGTAGGCCGAGCCCTTCGCTGACTGTTATGCCTGATCGCGGAAGTAAGCGGCCGAGCGCCTGTTGTGAAAAATACTGCACGCCACAACCATCGTCGCCGCTCCATTCGTCGGTGGCTACGCCATCGCGGTAGTCGACTGGTACGAAGGCGAGTTCGTTAATCCACCCCGTGACGGAGCCCTGCGGGTTGATATAGCCCGCAGCGAGACTGGTTCCCATAGAAATGCCTAGCACTGCACTGTCGTTAATTGCCATGGCACCTGCCATCGCTGTTACGTCGCCGTCGTTGGCTAACTCGAATGGGATGTCATTCCATTCGGCCTTGAGCTCGTAAAAGAGGGGACGAATGAAGTCTTTAAAATCCTGTGGGCTGATGCCGCGATACAGCGAGCCGACTCTAGGTACGTTGTTGATATAGATACCTGCAGCGCTGCCACCAATTGCATCGACTGAGGGCAGGTGTGCGGCGGCTCGTTGGAGACTGTCTTGGATCCCCGCACGGTGATAGGCGGGATCGCTCTCAAAATATGGGCTCCACTTTATTTCTTCGGAGAAGACAACCTCCCCGTCAATCATGGCAGCGCACTTGCGATCGCTACCTCCGAGGTCGAAGCCGAGGCGATTGCCCTTGAGCGAGCCTACGCCTCCAGTCGCGGGTGGAAGCACTTCTTTTAAATCGGAGTGGTCCGCGTTTTGAATTGTAAATTTTTGATCGAAGCATGTCTGGCCCATGAATTCGTAATCAAATTGGCGAGCGCCTTGGGCTGAATAAATAGACTGCAGTTGCTCCACGACTTCGGGGGCATTGCTGATGCGCACCTTGGAGCCGCCCCATGCCCAGAGTAGGAATTTTACAGTGCGTTCGCAGTATTTGAGTGTGTCGGCAGCGTTGTTTGGCGAGACTGGTAGTAGCGTGGTGTCATAGATCCAGGTGGTGCCTTCCGGCCGGTCGATGGCGATTCGGATCTTGCGGCTATTCGGTGCGGCCAGGGCCGCCTTTAAATAGGCGCGATTCCATAGCACAGCTGGCACGAATTCCGAGTCGAGTGGTGGCTTACAAAGTGGTGTGATTTCAATCATCGGATGTGGTATTTATTTGCTATAGCGTTTGAAGCATTCGATGGCTTCGTATTCTGCCAGTCCGAGTGCGTCGTAGATTTCAGCGGTGCCGCAATTGATTTCGCGCGCTAGATCCCAGCTGTTACTACTCTTTTTACTCGCTCTGCCTGGGCTTTGGCTGCGCTGTGTTTGATGCTGGTAGATGCCTTGGATCTTATTTTCGAACTCATCTGGTGAGAGTGGCACCGCCATGTCGATTTCGTGTGCCTCCCACTCATCGGCCGGGCCTTTATATAGCCAGATGTTACAATCTTTGAACCACTCTGAACCCGCACATTGCTCGAGTGCCGCGCTTAGGATTTCAAAGCTTAAGGCAGGCACCGAGAGTGGGTCGTGTCCGTACCCGGTGGCAAAGATTTGGTGTGGTTTGACTGTTTCTAACAGTTCACACATTTTCGCGATGTCCGCCTGAGTCACGATAAAGCGGCGGTAGCGACCTTCTTCGTAGAAGGGTAGATCCATGAAGTGTAAACTCTCTGTGTCGATGCCCAGGGTGCGTGCCGATGAGCGTGCTTCACTGCGACGGATGAGACCTTTGAGTTGGCGTATTTCACTGGTATCTGCGCCGAAACTGCCTTTTTCGTTGAGTTGTGTTTCGACCGTGGTGGCGTAACTTAGATCGGCTTCGCCGATACGGTCAGTGCCGAGTTCAATCATGAGTTCGATCGCGCGACGTACTTCTGTGTCGGGCACAGCCAGATTACCAGAAGTTTGGTACGCGATGGTGACCTGATTGCCGTGCTGTTTTAGACGATTGATGGTGCCTCCCAGGCAATACACATCATCGAGTGGTTCCGGACTTAAGATCAAGGAACGCTTAGGATATGGAGTCGCGCGTTCCGGGCGGTGACTATCGTCTGCGTTTGGTTTACCACCTGGCCAACCGGTAATGGTGTGTTGAGTGACGTTGAACAGTCGTATATTTAGATCGTATGCTGGACCTTGTTCGACCAGCAGGTCGGACATGCCATTCTCAGTATAGTCTTCGTCGACCAGTTTGAGTAGTGATTTGCCTGTCTTTTGGGCCAGCCAGAGCACCGCCTTGCGAGTGGTTTCTTCCGTCCATTCGATGCGGCCGACCAGCCAAGGGTGGCATTGACGCGTGAGTTGGCTCGCGGCGGCCTGGTCGATGCAAAAGGTGCAATTGTTATGCTGTTGCAGGAAGGTGGCGGGAATCGTTTCAGTCTGCTTGCCTTCGACTGTTTGTGCCATGATAGACGCTTTACCCTCACCCCATGCCAATAGGAAGAGTTGGTGAGCGGCCAGGATGGTGCCGACGCCCATGGTGATGGCGTGGCGCGGCACGTTTTCCTCGCCGAGGAAGTCACGTGCGGCGTCGCGACGGGTTAAATTGTCAAGCGTGACCAAGCGGGTCAAAGTTTCAGGTCCCGAGCCTGGCTCGTTGAAGCCGATATGTCCCGTGCGTCCGATGCCGAGGATCTGGATGTCGATACCACCTGCGTCGGCGATGGCTGCTTCATAATCTTTGCATGACTGGAATACCGCGTCGCGGTCGACGAGACCGTCAGGCACATACGTATTCTCCGGCTTGAGGTCGACATGGTCGAAGAGTTGGTCTTGCATGAACTTGCGGTAGCTCTCCGGGTGGTCTCCTGCGAGCCCGTAGTATTCGTCCAAATTGAAGGTAATTACATTGGCAAAGGAGAGCCCTTCTTGCTGGTGCCGGCGAATGAGTTCGCGGTAGAGGCGCACTGGAGTCGAACCCGTTGCGAGCCCGAGAACCGTAGCCTTGCCCGCCGCGTTTCGCTGCTGGATTAAATCGGTGATCGCATCGGCGACCGTCAGGCAGGCTGCATCGGCGCTTTCGTAGATTTGAGTGGGTATGCGTTCGAGTTGGGTGAGTTCAGATACCAGATGTGTCATGCCTGTGATGATATGATTTTTGTTGTGTTAATTACTTGCTTAAATCGGAGTATTTTTTGATGATTTCGGCGATGGATCGCACGCTACAGGTATCAGAGGTATTTCCGTCTCAGATTAGTGATCCGAAAAGTTACTATGAAGGGGCGGATCAGCCTAATCGTATCATCTGTAGTAATGTGATTGTCTTCGAGCGCTTGAGTTGGAAGTCCTTACAGCAGCCGCATGTGGGCAATCGGATGCACCACCGCTACGTGTTGATGCGGGTGTTGAGGAGTGCGGGCGTGGTCAGTGTCGATGGTCAAAATTATCAACTTGATGTAGGCGATGCCTTGTTGGTCACGCCGTACCAGTTTCACCACTATATTGAGATCGAGTCGGATACGTTGCGCTGGTTATTCATTACCTTTGAGTTGGAACAGGGGCAACCCGCCTTGGCCGATTTGAGTTACCGTCGTTTGCGGCCCGATTTACTAACGCATCAGCTGTGGGGCGAAGTTGCGCATTTATGGTCAAGTGATACAGCAGCAAGCAGGCTTGAATTAATTCCTACCTTGGATCGCTTATTGGCCCGTTTACATGCGACCACTCTTCGTTTGCCACAGGTGGAAACGGTGGGCGCGACGACTGGCAACGGCTGGATTGCGCAGGTCGAAACTCTGATCATACGTTCTGTAAGAGAAGGGTGGACCTTTGAAGAAGTTGCGCAGCGAGCCGGCTTTTCGGAACGTCATTTGCGTGAACGATTCG
The nucleotide sequence above comes from Coraliomargarita algicola. Encoded proteins:
- a CDS encoding PIG-L deacetylase family protein translates to MHLQFSQQGSDLYIPDSSTEALARTTHLGVGAHQDDLEFMAMHGILKCYDNKNQWFGGVTCTNGAGSARTGEFAHVTDEEMQAIRAEEQREAARVGHYSFMAQLHLSSSGIKDPDNHDIENDLVKILSATQPEVVYTHNLADKHSTHIAVAASLIKAIRRLPQDQRPKQLIGCEVWRNLDWLADSQKIIMDLSARTELATKLNGLFVSQISGGKRYDLAVEGRRRANATFFDSHSVDNAQSVAFGVDLTPLIVDDSLSPEAYILSFIEAFKQDVQKQVSAYF
- the nagB gene encoding glucosamine-6-phosphate deaminase, with protein sequence MTHLVSELTQLERIPTQIYESADAACLTVADAITDLIQQRNAAGKATVLGLATGSTPVRLYRELIRRHQQEGLSFANVITFNLDEYYGLAGDHPESYRKFMQDQLFDHVDLKPENTYVPDGLVDRDAVFQSCKDYEAAIADAGGIDIQILGIGRTGHIGFNEPGSGPETLTRLVTLDNLTRRDAARDFLGEENVPRHAITMGVGTILAAHQLFLLAWGEGKASIMAQTVEGKQTETIPATFLQQHNNCTFCIDQAAASQLTRQCHPWLVGRIEWTEETTRKAVLWLAQKTGKSLLKLVDEDYTENGMSDLLVEQGPAYDLNIRLFNVTQHTITGWPGGKPNADDSHRPERATPYPKRSLILSPEPLDDVYCLGGTINRLKQHGNQVTIAYQTSGNLAVPDTEVRRAIELMIELGTDRIGEADLSYATTVETQLNEKGSFGADTSEIRQLKGLIRRSEARSSARTLGIDTESLHFMDLPFYEEGRYRRFIVTQADIAKMCELLETVKPHQIFATGYGHDPLSVPALSFEILSAALEQCAGSEWFKDCNIWLYKGPADEWEAHEIDMAVPLSPDEFENKIQGIYQHQTQRSQSPGRASKKSSNSWDLAREINCGTAEIYDALGLAEYEAIECFKRYSK
- a CDS encoding helix-turn-helix transcriptional regulator — translated: MISAMDRTLQVSEVFPSQISDPKSYYEGADQPNRIICSNVIVFERLSWKSLQQPHVGNRMHHRYVLMRVLRSAGVVSVDGQNYQLDVGDALLVTPYQFHHYIEIESDTLRWLFITFELEQGQPALADLSYRRLRPDLLTHQLWGEVAHLWSSDTAASRLELIPTLDRLLARLHATTLRLPQVETVGATTGNGWIAQVETLIIRSVREGWTFEEVAQRAGFSERHLRERFEKQMGLSLRDYRSNYQFHTAISLMRDAKCSLADVAELSGFNSQSVFTRFIRRMAGCTPRELCRQVREGRYEQSSE